A window of Brachybacterium fresconis contains these coding sequences:
- the pstB gene encoding phosphate ABC transporter ATP-binding protein PstB yields MAAPQPINVEDLDIYYGDFLAVEGVDVQLRPRSVTALIGPSGCGKSTFLRTLNRMHEVIPGAYARGKIEINGENIYDPRVDPVNVRRRVGMVFQKANPFPTMSIRDNVLAGVKLNSRRMSKKASEELLESSLRGANLFEEVKDRLDKPGMGLSGGQQQRLCIARTIAVQPEVVLMDEPCSALDPISTLAIEDLIHELKEEYTIVIVTHNMQQASRVSDRTGFFNIAGTGKPGHLIEIDDTETIFTNPTNRQTEDYISGRFG; encoded by the coding sequence ATGGCAGCCCCTCAGCCCATCAACGTCGAGGACCTCGACATCTACTACGGCGACTTCCTCGCCGTGGAGGGCGTCGACGTCCAGCTCCGCCCCCGCTCGGTGACCGCCCTGATCGGCCCCTCCGGCTGCGGCAAGTCGACCTTCCTGCGCACGCTGAACCGCATGCACGAGGTCATCCCCGGCGCCTACGCCCGGGGGAAGATCGAGATCAACGGGGAGAACATCTACGACCCCCGGGTCGATCCCGTCAACGTGCGCCGGCGCGTGGGAATGGTCTTCCAGAAGGCCAACCCGTTCCCGACCATGTCGATCCGGGACAACGTCCTGGCCGGCGTGAAGCTCAACAGCCGCCGCATGTCGAAGAAGGCGAGCGAGGAGCTGCTCGAGAGCTCGCTGCGGGGCGCGAACCTGTTCGAAGAGGTCAAGGACCGCCTGGACAAGCCCGGGATGGGTCTGTCCGGCGGTCAGCAGCAGCGTCTCTGCATCGCCCGCACCATCGCGGTCCAGCCCGAGGTCGTCCTGATGGACGAGCCCTGCTCCGCGCTCGACCCGATCTCCACCCTCGCGATCGAGGACCTCATCCACGAGCTGAAGGAGGAGTACACGATCGTGATCGTCACGCACAACATGCAGCAGGCATCCCGCGTCTCGGACCGCACCGGCTTCTTCAACATCGCGGGGACCGGCAAGCCAGGCCATCTCATCGAGATCGACGACACCGAGACCATCTTCACCAACCCGACGAACAGGCAGACCGAGGACTACATCTCCGGCCGCTTCGGCTGA